AGGCAGAGATCCTGAGAGTGAAGTCACTCGCCGAAGCGGCAGAAGAAAGTGGTGTGAAAGTAGTTATCTGCAATCTGGAAGGCGAATCGAGAAGGGGCCCGTCTTCCGACAGAATAGTCACCGAACTCGCACCTTTTGCAGATGCATACTTTGTAAAAGCAGACGCCGATCTAGATGGTTTCTTCACATCGTTCAGCGAAGAGGCCGGAGTTCCCCTGGCAACTTTTGAAAAGACAGTTGACCTGAAAGACGTACTGGCCGAATACTTCTGCAAATAGCAATGTGAATAGAAGGGGCGCGCTCCTGCGCCCCTTATTTCTTTGGAGGAAAATTAATGAGAATAAAAGCAGTATTAATTGTGGCTCTGTTTTTAACTTCCATACTCTTCGGAAGTTTTTTCAGACCGGACGTACGCCCCGGATACGGTGTTACCGACATCGGCTGGTTGTCTGACTATTTCTCTCCCCTGCGAAACACGAATATGGATACTCCCGTGTATTTCATGGATAGTGGCGTCGATGGACCGACATTTCTTCTGATGGGGGGCACTCATGCTAGAGAGATCTCGGCCTCGACCGCAGCGATAGTCTTCATAGAAAATGTTGCAGTTACGAGAGGCAGGGTAATCGTAGTTCCCTTCTCAAATATCAGCGCGGCTTCAATAGCTGACGAAACGGGAAAGGCGCCTCATTTTATACCGATTGAAGGCAGATCCGGCACAAGGTTCCTAGTGTACGGCGACAGAAGAACCGATCCGCTTGATCAGAGCATTCCTGATCCTGAGATCTTCAAACATGCTCAGTCTGATTTCACTCTCGATGATGGGGCGGAATCCAGGAATTTGAACAGGCAGTATCCGGGAGTCGCAGATGGAAATCCTACTCAACAACTTGCTTACGCAATAATCCAGCTCGCAAAAACCGAGAACGTAGATTTCAATCTTGACATGCATGAGAGTGGAACACCGGACAGCTACATCGACAGCAAGGGAAATGAACGATCTGGTAGCAGCCTGGCTTACACTCTGGTCTGTCATCCCGATGCGCTGGAAATCGGGGCCGTGGCGATTATGGAAATAGAAGCCTTCCATGGTGTTTCAATGAAGCTTGAAGAATCAAACAAGGCATTCAGAGGTCTCAGCCATCTAGAGATAGGAGATGCCACAGGTTCGCTTTCGTTCCTTTCGGAGACACCAAATCCAGGACAGGATTCATGGAGAGATAGATACGACGTTATCAACGACCCCGATTATCCATTGAGCCACAGGGCAGGTTTACAGCTTCAGATAATAAGATCTCTTTTCGGCGCTTACGAAATGATGATAGGTGAAACGATTGAAGTCGAAAATCTACCGTCTTATGAGGAAGTCATGCAAAACGGGATATTCTCTTATTTGAACTGAATTTCCGGGGGTGAATGTCATCTATACGCCTGAAGTCTGGTATTTCTTAGTAATGCTGATTACGTTTGTGGGTCTGGCTGTTGTTAAGATCCCTATTTCCGTTTCGTTGATGTTCTCCGCGCTGGCGGGTTCGATCGCCTTCGGGGAGTTCTTCCCTCTCAGGCATCTCGTGGAAGGTGGTTTTGGTTACATAGACACCATACTTGTGATTGGCTCTGCTATGATTTTTATGGAGTCAATCAAAGTGTCGGGCCTTCTAAATACAATTGCAGGAAACATGACGATCGCCCTTCACAAGAAACCAACCTTTCTTCTCGTACTGCTCACTTTTTTTATAATGATTGCCGGCATGATAACCGGGTCGTCAACGGCTACAGTTCTTACAACCGGTGCGATTGCCTTCCCGGTGCTGAAGAGTCTCGGACTGAGCAAGCGAAGAGCAGGTTCAATAATCGCAATGAGCGGAATCTATGGCATGATTGCGCCTCCGATCAACTTGCCCGCAATGATCATCGGTCAGGGCGTCGACATGCCTTATATTGGATTCACCACCCCTCTTCTTCTGATGACCTTCCCACTGGCAATCGTCACCTCGCTCATAATCGGAGCTCGCCGGGTGAAGCCGGTCGATCTCGAGGAATTCAGAAAGACTAGAGAGAGGGAACCGATCAAAGGCTTTGCAGTGTACTTGCCTCTGATTCTGATGGTAATACTTATGGTTCTGGAAAACGTGAGCTGGGGCTTCTCTCTCGGTCTGCCCCTGATTTTCATGCTCTCCGCGATAGTAGCGACCATAACGGGAGCAAAGGGCAATCTCCTTAAGATTTCGATATCGGCCATACAGAACTCTCTCGGTATTCTTTCGATACTAATCGGTGTGGGAATGTTTATTCAGATCATGACTCTGAACGGCGTACGCGGTCTCATTGTGGGCTTCCTAAATGGCCTTCCGCAAGGAGCTCTGTTGGCAGGAATCGCTCTTGGCATTCCGGCATTTGGTGCTGTTTCTTCTTATGGCTCTGCCTCAGTGCTTGGAGTTCCCTTCTTGCTTGCCTTTCTCGGCAATAATGATATCGTCGTCTGTTCGGCTCTCTCTCTGCTCGCCGGTCTTGGAGATATGGTGCCGCCAACGGCCCTTGCCGGTATATTCGCCGCTCATGTGGTAGGAGAGAAGAACTATTTCAAGATCTGGCTTAGCTCGATGCCGGCCTTTTTCATTACGATGATATTCGCTACCATTACCATAATCTACTCGAACGCGGTGGGGAGATTCGCAAACAGCTGGTACTTCTATCCGCTTTTCATAGCTGGTCTTGTAATAGTTGCGATCGCGCTTCTTTTAGTAGATAAGAGAAAGGAGATGCCGGTCTCGTGACATTCGTATATATTGCAATTGCAGTGTATCTAGCTTCTGTCTTAATATATTCGGCTTACAAGACTGCCAAGAAATGGGAGTGGGTCATGAGCGCCATGATACTCATCCCGCTAATTTTAAGAATCTTTCTCATTAAGTAGAACTACCTTACCCGGAGAGTTTTTCCAGAGTATAATTTCTCTAGCTAAACTCTTCGGGAGGGGTAGTAGTTGCAGATTAAACGAGACAGTCAGTTCTACAGATTCGCTGCGTACGGTTTTCTTAAGAATCTTCGTTTCTTTGATCCATTCTTGATTCTGTTCTTCAGGGAGATGGGACTTTCCTTTCTCCAGATAGGAACTCTCATTTCCGTGAGAGAGGTGGCCACCAATTTCCTTGAGCTCCCAACTGGAATAATCGCCGACTTGTACGGAAGAAGGTTATCTATGGTGCTATCAATGGTGTCCTATCTTTCGTCCTTCATTGTCTTTTACTTCTTTCCCAGTTTCTATGTCTATATGATAGCCATGATAGCCTTCGCATTCGGAGAAGCTTTCCGTACCGGAACCCACAAAGCAATGATACTGGAATACTTGAGAATCAATGGGATGACCGATATAAAGGTTCATTATTACGGAGCGACTCGAGCGGCATCACAGTTGGGGTCGGCTGTCAATGCGTTAATAGCTGCCTTCCTGGTATTCTACTCGGGCAGCTACAAGATAGTATTCCTCGCTTCTGTCCTGCCTTATGCCGCCAATCTCGTCAACCTGATGCTCTATCCCAAGGAACTTGACGGCGAGTTGAGATCCGGAGAAAAAAGAGAAACGATTAAAGCCTTCCTGGGTATTTTCAGGAGTGGAGACGCTCTCAAAGGGGTGTTGAATTCCTCTCTTTACGATGCGTTCTTTAAAGTTGTAAAGGAATATCTTCAGCCGATCCTCAAGGCCCTGGCTTTCGGGTTACCAATAATGATTGCCTTCAGCGCAGAACAGAGGACGTCCGTAATCGTAGGCGTAGTTTACTTCGTGATCTACATTGCCACTAGCTATGCATCCAAAAACGCCGGAAGACTAAGCGGCAAGTTTGGAAATGAAGCGAGAGCGCTAAATTACACCTACATTTTCGGTGCAGTTCTAATCATATTTAGCGGTATTTTTCAGATCTTCGCTTTGCAAGTCTTGGCCGTTCTCACCTTCTTCTTCTTGTTCATCCTTGAGAACTTCAGACGCCCCATCAACATCAGCTATATAAGCGATAACATAGATCATAAAACAATGGCTTCCGGTCTCTCGGTAGAATCACAGTTGAAGACTCTGCTGATGGCGATATTCGCTCCCTTGATTGGCTTCATGGCCGACAAACTGGGAGTGGGGTCAGCAATTACGATAGCCGGAGCAGCAATGCTCTGTCTATTCGCTTTCGTTAAACTTAACCCTCCCAGAACAGTCAAAGATAGTGGACAGGAAGGGGTCTAGTCAACAATACTACTCGAACGGTGGTGATATCTTGTGAGAGCACTCTGCATAGCAATAATTATGATTCTTCTTTCGACGGCAGCACTAGCCGTTGAGTCAGAGATCGAGAGTGCTTCAGGGAATATCGAAAGGATAACGGTTAGTCAGGTTACCTACAGTGAAGAGAACGGCGTCATGAAACCACAGAAAAGGGAGTCGAAGCGAATAGAGGTATTCTCTCAGCAAGGGTGGCCGGTTATTACCGCACTTCATACGAATGGAAGGGAATACAGCAGAATCGAATATACATATGATACCGCCGGCCTGGTTCTGGAGAGTCGATATTACAGGAACGCAAGTGCAAACTTCACTTCCAAAACACAGTTCAGCTATGATTCTTACGGCAGGGTCATTGAAGAGAAGACCTATGACTACTGGCCTCCGCTTCTGGGACCTCACAGACTGGTCGAAAGAGTCGAGATCACTTATGAACGAGAAGGTCGGGAGATACACAGAGTGAGGACAAATCAACTCGGCGCGGTTCTTTCAAAGACCAAACTCATTCTGGACGAAGATGGCAGAGTTCTGGAAGAATCGGTTCTTGATGGAAGCGGCAAGCTCACTTCGAGGACAGTTTACGAATATGACGACTCTCGCCTTTCGAAGATCTTTTCAATAAACAACGCGCTTTCTCTGAACGAAGGAACAACGATCAGCGATGTGGATTTCATTTTCGATAGAAAAACCAACACTTTCTCAGGCGGATCAGTCGTTCAGAGTCTGAGAAGAGTATCGGACGGGTACTTTGAAATTGTCGAAAAGCGTGAAATGGAAGAAGAGGTGGAAGGGACCGTCTGGGTATCACTCCCTGTGGAGCCCTTCTATGTCTCTCTAGAATACTCGGGCTCCCTCAAGACAACCATTTCAAGAAATGCTGAGGGAGATGTTGTTCTTCTTGAGGCCTTCTGCGGAGAAGAAACAGTGGTGATCGCTGAATACAGTTATGATTCAACCGGCTTGATTACCTCCAGAGAATACATTGCGGGAGAACTCCACCTCAGGATCGAATACACTTTCGATTCTAGAGGAAACTGGATTGAAGAACGGCTGTATAAAGAGAAAAGCAATGAGTTCAGTCTCTTGTCAGCAATTGAGAGGATAATCGAATACTATTGAAACGAGCTGCCTGCATCAAAGGTCCCGAAACTCCTCATTAAGCCTTTCCACGTTACTGGAGTCAAGAGCTGCATAAACAGGCAGATCGAATAAGAAGTTAATCTGCCTCAAGGAATCTCGATTTGATTTTCTTCAAGATTGAACTGAGCATCTCTTTCCGAAAAAAGTTCCGCACTTCGGCGGCTCTTTGTCGGCACTCCTTCGCGGGTGATAGAATCTTACTAGTGGGAGGATATATATGAGAATCACGCTTTTCATCGGGCCTTCGGCCTCCGGAAAAACGGAAAGAATGCTTCAAGAGCTAGAGGCAGCGCACAGGGAAGACCCGTTTTCCTATTTTTTTGTCGGTCCTTCCGGAGATCATGTCAGATATGTCAGAGAAAGCTTTATTTCAAGAGTTGGAACGATTCCCGCTTCCAGATTTCTTGCGATGGATCAGTTTGCCGTCGAGCTTTTCAGCGCACTTAATCCGGCATCGATCCATGTGGGAAACCATCTGATAAGAATGGAAATTGGGGATATTCTCGATCAAATCGGAAGAGAAGAACTCGCCGATTCGCCGGTATTCGTCGATTATCTGCTTGAAATGGTGCACGACGTAAAGGAAAACGGTGGTTTTGGAGAGATGTTCTCTGAAGACGATGAGGTGTCGGCGATTCTCGAGTCAATCTATGTCGAGCTTCAGAACAGATTATCAAAGAAGGGAATTTTTGACACTTTCGATGCTTACACTCAAATCGATGACTGCGAAAGGGATCTCAGATGCGGGGAGTTCGGCAGGTACTTATTCCTCGATGGGTTCCACGACTTCAGTCACGCCCTTAAGCATTTCTTCAAGGCCGTAATTCCAGCTTATGACGAGGTCTTCATCACCGTTCCCCAAGAGCCCGGAAAGGAGTTCCTGTTCTCGAATATCGATTCGATTCTGGAAACGGTAGATGAAATAGGCGAGAATCTACCGGAACTGGAGGTCAGAAGGATTTTTTTCGAAAAGACTCCTCCTTCCAGTGAATTCGAGAGTTTCAAAGACTCTCTTTTCTCATCCGCAAGCGGAAAGCAAGCCTGCGCATCGGTCGATATAGTCGTTTACCCCGATATCTTTGCGGAGATTGAGGGAATATCGAGGTTTGTGAAATCCTTGCTCTTATCGGGGCACGAACCGGGCGACATCTCAGTTGTCGCTTCGGACTTCTTCGCTTACAGAAAACTGCTCTCGGGAAAGCTCCGCGAGTATGGGGTTCCCTGCAGAATTGAAGGTGATGAGCAGCTTTACTCCTCTCTCTCGATCAGAAGGTTGATTCTTCCTCTAGAGACTGCTGTTCTGGGTTTCCCGCCTGAGAAGATCATCGCAATGGGCGACTCCGGTTATGGAGGAGAAATAGATTCGAAATTTCTTGAGTACGTATCTTCAATGTCTAGAATAATATACGAGAGGGCAGGTCTCAGGCTGTCGCTCCAAAAGAGAAGACTCTCGTGGCAGGAACACCTTGGAAGGCTTGTTCATCACATTGAAGCGAGGCGCGAGGCCATAATCTCACTGGCCGAGGATGAGCTTGAACTGAGCGCTGCGGAAGAGCTTGCCGGAATCGTTGAACGTATTGAAGGCGATCTTCTGCCCGCAATTGAGAAGATTTTCAGCGTTCTTGAACCTTTCAGAAGCTTGAGAAAGAGGTCGGTGGGAAGTTATCGTGAAATGTTGATTGGCTGGGAGAAGGAACTCTCACTGACAGATGCTTTTGATGAGTATCAGAATGACTTGCAGGAGCAGGAATTCGCGGCAGTTAGAAGGCTCTTCGATCACACTCTTACAGATCTGGAGAAACTCCTCAAGTTCATGGGCAAGGAGCTGATCTCTCCGCAAGAGTACTACAGGTATCTAATGGTTGTGCTCAGGCATGACAAATTCCCTCTTTCGAGGAGCAAAGCAAACAGAGTCGAAGTGCAATCGCTGATAAATTCGCGCTTTTCGAAGAAGAAGATCAAGCTGTTTGCCGGCTTCGTGGACGGCGCATATCCTCATGTCAGTTTGAATCCATTGTACAGTTTCACCCAATTTGGGGAGATCAAGCCCAGGGATCTTCTTCTGGATGAGGAGATGCACCAGAGACTGAATCTCCACATATCAGTAAGTTCGGCACTTGAGTCTGTAAGGTTTACTCTTCCCGAGTCAACGGTTGACGGTGAACCAATTCTTCCATCTCCTTACCTGAAGAGCGTTTTGGAGAGTTCGGGGTGTGAAATCCTCCGGGAAGGGAGAAGGGCCGGCAGAAGATTCGGATATATTCCGGAACTGGGATCATCGATGAGTGAATCAGAGCTGAAGATTGCGGCAGCAAGACTGTTCAGAAGCGAAGCATGGAACGATCTTAAGGAATTCGGGCCACTGAAACCGCTCGATTCAGTCCTTACCCAGTTTGGAAGGGAGTTGAGCTGGTCTGTCGAAAATACAGGAGACCTAGGCAGGATCGTCGGCAAGGTCTTCTCATTCTCGCGTCTGAAGTCCTACGACGATTGCCCATTTTCATTCTTTCTTTCCTACGTTGTAGGTCTCGATGTCTCTTTGGAAAGGATTTTTGAGCTAACAGCCCTCGATGAGGGAAACATTTTCCATTCCGTTCTTAGAGATTTCTTTTCCGGAAAGACCAAGGACTGGCAGAGCTCTCTTTCCGAGAATATCTCCAGACACCTGATGCACGATAGCGAGGTA
This region of Mesotoga infera genomic DNA includes:
- a CDS encoding deacylase; amino-acid sequence: MRIKAVLIVALFLTSILFGSFFRPDVRPGYGVTDIGWLSDYFSPLRNTNMDTPVYFMDSGVDGPTFLLMGGTHAREISASTAAIVFIENVAVTRGRVIVVPFSNISAASIADETGKAPHFIPIEGRSGTRFLVYGDRRTDPLDQSIPDPEIFKHAQSDFTLDDGAESRNLNRQYPGVADGNPTQQLAYAIIQLAKTENVDFNLDMHESGTPDSYIDSKGNERSGSSLAYTLVCHPDALEIGAVAIMEIEAFHGVSMKLEESNKAFRGLSHLEIGDATGSLSFLSETPNPGQDSWRDRYDVINDPDYPLSHRAGLQLQIIRSLFGAYEMMIGETIEVENLPSYEEVMQNGIFSYLN
- a CDS encoding MFS transporter, which produces MQIKRDSQFYRFAAYGFLKNLRFFDPFLILFFREMGLSFLQIGTLISVREVATNFLELPTGIIADLYGRRLSMVLSMVSYLSSFIVFYFFPSFYVYMIAMIAFAFGEAFRTGTHKAMILEYLRINGMTDIKVHYYGATRAASQLGSAVNALIAAFLVFYSGSYKIVFLASVLPYAANLVNLMLYPKELDGELRSGEKRETIKAFLGIFRSGDALKGVLNSSLYDAFFKVVKEYLQPILKALAFGLPIMIAFSAEQRTSVIVGVVYFVIYIATSYASKNAGRLSGKFGNEARALNYTYIFGAVLIIFSGIFQIFALQVLAVLTFFFLFILENFRRPINISYISDNIDHKTMASGLSVESQLKTLLMAIFAPLIGFMADKLGVGSAITIAGAAMLCLFAFVKLNPPRTVKDSGQEGV
- a CDS encoding TRAP transporter large permease subunit, translated to MNVIYTPEVWYFLVMLITFVGLAVVKIPISVSLMFSALAGSIAFGEFFPLRHLVEGGFGYIDTILVIGSAMIFMESIKVSGLLNTIAGNMTIALHKKPTFLLVLLTFFIMIAGMITGSSTATVLTTGAIAFPVLKSLGLSKRRAGSIIAMSGIYGMIAPPINLPAMIIGQGVDMPYIGFTTPLLLMTFPLAIVTSLIIGARRVKPVDLEEFRKTREREPIKGFAVYLPLILMVILMVLENVSWGFSLGLPLIFMLSAIVATITGAKGNLLKISISAIQNSLGILSILIGVGMFIQIMTLNGVRGLIVGFLNGLPQGALLAGIALGIPAFGAVSSYGSASVLGVPFLLAFLGNNDIVVCSALSLLAGLGDMVPPTALAGIFAAHVVGEKNYFKIWLSSMPAFFITMIFATITIIYSNAVGRFANSWYFYPLFIAGLVIVAIALLLVDKRKEMPVS
- a CDS encoding ATP-dependent nuclease subunit B, whose amino-acid sequence is MRITLFIGPSASGKTERMLQELEAAHREDPFSYFFVGPSGDHVRYVRESFISRVGTIPASRFLAMDQFAVELFSALNPASIHVGNHLIRMEIGDILDQIGREELADSPVFVDYLLEMVHDVKENGGFGEMFSEDDEVSAILESIYVELQNRLSKKGIFDTFDAYTQIDDCERDLRCGEFGRYLFLDGFHDFSHALKHFFKAVIPAYDEVFITVPQEPGKEFLFSNIDSILETVDEIGENLPELEVRRIFFEKTPPSSEFESFKDSLFSSASGKQACASVDIVVYPDIFAEIEGISRFVKSLLLSGHEPGDISVVASDFFAYRKLLSGKLREYGVPCRIEGDEQLYSSLSIRRLILPLETAVLGFPPEKIIAMGDSGYGGEIDSKFLEYVSSMSRIIYERAGLRLSLQKRRLSWQEHLGRLVHHIEARREAIISLAEDELELSAAEELAGIVERIEGDLLPAIEKIFSVLEPFRSLRKRSVGSYREMLIGWEKELSLTDAFDEYQNDLQEQEFAAVRRLFDHTLTDLEKLLKFMGKELISPQEYYRYLMVVLRHDKFPLSRSKANRVEVQSLINSRFSKKKIKLFAGFVDGAYPHVSLNPLYSFTQFGEIKPRDLLLDEEMHQRLNLHISVSSALESVRFTLPESTVDGEPILPSPYLKSVLESSGCEILREGRRAGRRFGYIPELGSSMSESELKIAAARLFRSEAWNDLKEFGPLKPLDSVLTQFGRELSWSVENTGDLGRIVGKVFSFSRLKSYDDCPFSFFLSYVVGLDVSLERIFELTALDEGNIFHSVLRDFFSGKTKDWQSSLSENISRHLMHDSEVVFRFEFERLKEILRDYITERESKKPNFMQGDFVPFAFEKAFGIGDTKPVELQSDFFLRGKIDRLDLDESSRAMYLIDYKRGDSGDEKQLLLYSIVADKLFKEKGYYVAGGGFKTLIGRVVNKSAFRTISSDEEKSWEFANKRKTERIVRESELFEWLRKITEGIYSGRFPPSFIRSSNQCYNCKFAAVKRAITWREGGSDSE